The following coding sequences are from one Chelonoidis abingdonii isolate Lonesome George chromosome 4, CheloAbing_2.0, whole genome shotgun sequence window:
- the TOMM6 gene encoding mitochondrial import receptor subunit TOM6 homolog has protein sequence MAPGGQAGGSGSPGSPREGLRDWIRSACRFAADRSDFRRNLIVNLGLFAAGVWVARNLTDIDLMPPQPVA, from the exons ATGGCGCCGGGCGGGCAGGCGGGAGGCAGCGGCAGCCCCGGGTCCCCCCGCGAGGGGCTGCGGGACTGGATCCGGAGCGCCTGCCGATTCGCCGCCGACAGGAGCGACTTCCGCAG AAACCTCATAGTTAACCTGGGGCTTTTTGCTGCTGGAGTCTGGGTAGCCCGAAACTTGACAGACATTGATTTGATGCCTCCTCAGCCAGTTGCATAG